From Desmodus rotundus isolate HL8 chromosome 12, HLdesRot8A.1, whole genome shotgun sequence, one genomic window encodes:
- the DENND4B gene encoding DENN domain-containing protein 4B isoform X1 encodes MGMAGAVSHNRFCPHRVYRDAVSEGGAMAEERPPRLVDYFVIAGLAGSGAPIPEETWVPEPSGPLRPPRPAEPITDVAVIARALGEEVPQGYTCIQASAGGHPLELSAGLLGGTQPVICYRRGRDKPPLVELGVLYEGKERPKPGFQVLDTTPYSHSANLAPPGPGHPRTYLTYRRAAEGAGLHALGITDLCLVLPSKGEGTPHTYCRLPRNLNPGMNSPGPLGPSLGSLVPSSGASWTLLLLGAPHSAGGAELLGRYPEEDNEAFPLPESVPVFCLPMGATIECWPAQTKYPVPVFSTFVLTGAAGDKVYGAALQFHEAFPRARLSERQSRALGLLSAVERGRALGGRVVRSRRAIAVLSRWPAFPAFRAFLTFLYRYSVSGPHRLPLEAHISHFIHNVPFPSPQRPRILVQMSPYDNLLLCQPVSSPLPLSGASFLQLLQNLGPELAITLLLAVLTEHKLLVHSLRPDLLTSVCEALVSMIFPLQWQCPYIPLCPLVLADVLSAPVPFIVGIHSSYFDLHDPPSDVICVDLDTNTLFQTEEKKPLSPRTLPRRPYKVLLATLTNLYQQLDQTYTGPEEEASLEFLLTDYEAVCGRRARLEREVQGAFLRFMSCLLKGYRDFLRPLTEPPSEGVRDVDNLFFLQGFLKSRERSSHKLYSQLLRTQMFSQFIEECSFGSVRHAALEFFDSCVDKVHPEQEKPEPTPLVELEELSGSELTVFITPPEEPPMPEGSEPSPQYCYDGFPELRAELFESPQEQPGALPVPGPSRSAPSSPAPRRTKQEMKVAQRVAQKSAAVPELWARCLLGHCYGLWFLCLPAYVRSAPSRVQALHTAYQVLRQMENHKVVLPDEVCYRVLMQLCSHYGQPVLSVRVMLEMRQAGIVPNTITYGYYNKAVLESKWPSGTPGGRLRWAKLRNVVLGAAQFRQPLRERRQQQQQQQQQKQQPQQAAAAQEAGSSQTGPYLERLSPTRPLHRQTTWAGRSLRDSASPTGRLVKSGSLGSARGAQPTVEAGVAHMIEALGVLEPQGSPARWHDGSLSDLSLAGEELAAGGSPGDSGSALSTQSTEAPEGLRGHLAKASRRQDEASTPRRGLGARLQQLLTPSRRSSASRIAPPELPSDLPPSTRRSPMDSLLHPRERPGSTASESSASLGSEWDLSESSVSSLSLPRSSERLSETPGSFQPPSLEILLSSCSLCRACDSLVYDEEIMAGWAPDDSNLNTTCPFCACPFVPLLSVQTLDFRPSVPSPKPVPAGACGSKDAPDPGGPGPVLSDRRLCLALDEPQLCNGHMGGASRRVEGGAWAYLSPLVLRKELESLVENEGSEVLALPELPAAHPIIFWNLLWYFQRLRLPSILPCLVLASCDGPSTSQAPSPWLMPDPASVQVRLLWDVLTPDPNSCPPLYVLWRVHSQIPQRVAWPGPAPASLSLDLLESVLRYVGLNEVHKAIGLLLETLGPPPTGLHLQRGIYREILFLTMAALGKDHVDIASFDKRYKSAFNKLASSMGKEELRQRRAQMPTPKAIDCRKYFGAPLEC; translated from the exons GGTGTTGTATGAAGGGAAGGAACGTCCCAAGCCTGGTTTTCAAGTCCTAGACACGACACCCTACAGCCACTCAGCCAACCTGGCCCCTCCAGGCCCTGGGCACCCTCGAACCTACCTCACTTACCGGCGGGCagcagagggggcagggctgcATGCCTTGGGCATCACTGACCTGTGCCTGGTACTGCCTAGCAAGGGTGAGGGCACTCCTCACACCTACTGCCGACTGCCCCGCAACCTCAACCCTGGCAtg AACTCCCCTGGGCCTCTTGGTCCTTCTCTGGGATCCCTGGTTCCTTCCTCTGGAGCCTCATGGACCCTCCTCCTTTTGGGTGCTCCCCACTCTGCCGGGGGTGCAGAGCTGCTAGGCCGCTACCCAGAGGAGGACAATGAGGCGTTTCCGCTGCCTGAGTCAGTGCCCGTGTTCTGCCTGCCCATGGGGGCCactattgagtgctggcctgcccaGACCAAGTACCCGGTGCCTGTCTTCTCCACCTTTGTGCTGACGGGTGCAGCTGGTGATaag GTGTACGGTGCTGCCCTGCAGTTCCATGAGGCATTCCCGCGGGCTAGGCTGTCGGAGCGGCAATCACGCGCCCTGGGCCTGCTGAGCGCTGTGGAACGAGGCCGGGCGCTGGGGGGCCGAGTGGTGCGCAGCCGGCGCGCCATTGCTGTGCTGTCCCGCTGGCCTGCCTTCCCGGCTTTCCGCGCCTTCCTCACCTTCCTCTACCGCTACTCCGTCTCGGGCCCCCACCGCCTGCCCTTGGAAGC GCACATCTCCCACTTCATTCACAAcgtccccttcccttccccacagagACCCCGCATCCTGGTGCAG ATGTCTCCCTATGACAATCTGCTCCTCTGCCAGCCTGTATCTTCACCCCTACCACTCAG TGGTGCCAgcttcctgcagctgctgcagaacCTGGGCCCTGAGCTGGCCATCACGCTGCTGCTGGCTGTGCTCACGGAGCACAAGCTACTAGTCCATTCACTGCGTCCAGACCTGCTCACCAGCGTCTGTGAGGCCCTTGTCTCT ATGATCTTCCCGCTGCAGTGGCAGTGCCCCTACATTCCTCTGTGCCCGTTGGTGCTGGCCGACGTGCTGAGTGCCCCCGTGCCCTTCATTGTGGGTATCCACTCCAGCTACTTCGATCTGCATGACCCGCCTTCTGATGTCATCTGTGTTGATCTTGACACCAACACGTTATTCCA GACTGAAGAAAAGAAGCCCCTCTCCCCTCGGACCCTGCCCCGCAGACCCTACAAGGTTCTGCTGGCTACACTGACAAACCTATACCAGCAGCTGGATCAGA CATACACTGGTCCCGAGGAGGAGGCATCCCTGGAGTTCCTGCTGACAGACTATGAGGCTGTGTGCGGCCGCCGAGCCCGGCTGGAGCGTGAAGTCCAGGGGGCCTTCCTTCGCTTCATGTCCTGTCTGCTCAAGGGCTACCGGGACTTCCTGCGTCCACTCACCGAGCCCCCCTCTGAAGGGGTTCGTGATGTTGACAACCTCTTCTTCCTGCAGG GCTTCCTCAAGTCCCGGGAGCGCTCTAGCCACAAGCTGTACTCTCAGCTGCTGCGCACGCAGATGTTCTCACAGTTCATCGAGGAGTGCTCGTTTGGCTCTGTTCGGCACGCTGCCCTTGAATTCTTTGACTCTTGCGTTGACAAG GTCCACCCAGAGCAGGAGAAGCCTGAGCCAACACCCTTGGTGGAGCTGGAGGAGCTGTCAGGAAGTGAACTCACCGTCTTTATCACACCTCCGGAGGAGCCCCCCATGCCAGAGGGCAGTGAACCCTCTCCCCAGTACTG cTATGATGGATTTCCAGAGCTACGGGCCGAGCTGTTTGAGTCTCCCCAGGAGCAACCCGGGGCTCTGCCTGTGCCAGGCCCATCCCGTAGCGCCCCTAGCAGCCCTGCCCCTCGCCGTACCAAACAG GAGATGAAGGTCGCGCAGCGGGTGGCGCAGAAATCTGCAGCAGTGCCTGAGCTGTGGGCCCGGTGCCTGCTGGGACACTGCTACGGGCTGTGGTTCCTGTGTTTGCCTGCCTATGTACGGTCAGCACCATCCCGGGTGCAGGCATTGCACACGGCCTACCAGGTGCTCCGCCAGATGGAGAACCACAAGGTGGTGCTGCCTGATGAG GTGTGCTACCGGGTGCTGATGCAGCTCTGCTCGCACTATGGGCAGCCTGTGCTGTCTGTGCGGGTCATGCTGGAGATGCGGCAGGCAGGCATCGTGCCCAACACCATCACCTACGGCTACTACAACAAG GCTGTGCTGGAAAGCAAGTGGCCGTCTGGTACACCGGGTGGGCGTCTGCGCTGGGCCAAGCTTCGGAATGTTGTCCTGGGGGCTGCTCAGTTTCGCCAGCCCTTGAGAGaacggcggcagcagcagcagcagcagcagcagcagaaacagCAGCCGCaacaagcagcagcagcacaagAGGCAGGCAGCTCCCAGACAG GGCCCTATCTGGAGCGTCTCTCCCCTACCCGCCCCCTTCATCGCCAGACTACTTGGGCTGGGCGGAGCCTGCGGGACTCGGCCTCACCCACGGGGCGTCTGGTGAAGAGTGGCAGCCTGGGCAGTGCCCGAGGAGCACAGCCCACTGTGGAGGCTGGCGTGGCCCACA TGATAGAGGCCTTGGGGGTACTGGAGCCCCAGGGATCACCTGCTCGCTGGCACGATGGAAGCCTCTCAGACCTGAGCCTGGCCGGGGAGGAGCTGGCAGCTGGTGGCAGCCCAGGAGACTCAGGCTCAGCCCTGAGTACCCAGTCCACTGAAGCCCCAGAAGGGCTACGTGGACATTTGGCCAAGGCTAGTAGGCGTCAGGATGAGGCCAGCACCCCACGACGCGGGCTGGGTGCCCGCCTCCAACAGTTGCTCACTCCTTCCCGCCGCTCCTCTGCCTCTCGCATCGCCCCACCTGAGTTGCCTTCCGACCTGCCTCCCTCAACTCGCCGCAGCCCCATGGATAGCCTCCTGCACCCTCGGGAGCGCCCTGGATCCACTGCCTCTGAG AGCTCCGCCTCTCTAGGCAGTGAGTGGGACCTCTCAGAATCTTCTGTCAGTAGCCTGAGCCTTCCTCGTTCCTCAGAGCGCCTCAGTGAAACCCCCGGATCCTTTCAGCCACCTTCCCTGGAA ATTCTGCTGTCTAGCTGCTCCTTGTGCCGTGCCTGTGACTCGCTGGTATATGATGAGGAGATTATGGCTGGCTGGGCACCTGATGACTCCAACCTCAACACAACCTGCCCCTTCTGTGCCTGCCCCTTTGTGCCCCTGCTCAGCGTCCAGACTCTTGATTTCCGCCCCAG TGTCCCCAGCCCTAAGCCTGTTCCTGCTGGTGCCTGTGGCAGCAAAGATGCTCCTGACCCTGggggcccaggccctgtgctcagtgACCGCAGGCTCTGCCTTGCCCTAGATGAGCCCCAGCTCTGCAACGGGCACATGGGG GGTGCCTCCCGGCGGGTCGAGGGTGGGGCATGGGCATACCTGAGCCCCCTGGTGCTGCGTAAAGAGCTGGAGTCACTGGTAGAGAATGAGGGCAGTGAAGTACTGGCGTTGCCTGagctgcctgctgcccaccccaTTATCTTCTGGAACCTTCTGTGGTATTTCCAGCGGCTGCGCCTGCCCAGTATTCTGCCATGCCTGGTGCTGGCCTCCTGCGATGGGCCCTCAACCTCCCAG GCCCCGTCTCCTTGGCTAATGCCTGATCCAGCGTCTGTGCAGGTGCGGCTGCTGTGGGATgtcctgacccctgaccccaaTAGCTGCCCCCCTCTCTATGTGCTCTGGAGGGTCCACA GCCAGATCCCCCAACGGGTGGCATGGCCAGGCCCAGCGCCTGCATCCCTTAGCCTGGATTTGCTGGAGTCGGTGCTGCGTTATGTTGGTCTCAATGAGGTGCACAAGGCTATAGGGCTCCTGCTAGAAACTCTAGGACCCCCTCCCACAGGCCTGCACCTGCAGAG GGGCATCTACCGTGAGATCTTATTCCTGACAATGGCTGCTTTGGGCAAGGACCATGTGGACATAG CATCCTTCGACAAGAGGTACAAGTCTGCCTTTAACAAGCTGGCCAGCAGCATGGGCAAGGAAGAGCTGAGACAGCGGCGGGCACAGATGCCCACTCCAAAGGCCATTGATTGCCGAAAATATTTTGGAGCACCTCTGGAATGCTAG